In Paramormyrops kingsleyae isolate MSU_618 chromosome 11, PKINGS_0.4, whole genome shotgun sequence, the genomic window GATATCAGGAACTCAACTGCAACTAGTTAATTGTAACAAGAATCGGTATTATAACTAGTTGCAACTGAATTTCTGATATCAAGAACTTGCATTCTAATTAGTTAGAACTGAATTTGATATCCCTCAGACATGAATTAAAGGTAAACCAGCTTTCCGTACAGAACTGACACAGTCCTTCTTACAACCCTGATTCTCCACATCACAGCACAAACAGCACGTGAGACGATGCCAGCTGGACGCGTCACTAAGTGGCTTTTCTAACTTCCCCTTTCGCGATCGCTTACCGCCAAAGCCTCACACCAACGTTTCAGagcaaaaaaaaccacaacGCTGAACGAAGGTCTGTCCGCGGCCTGCCACACCCCAACGGCGCACCGACCTCTCCATGTTCTTGAAGATGTTGCACTTGTCGTCGCGGGTGGTGATCTGGAAGGCCAGGGCGGCGTGATGGCTCTCCAGCACGGCCGTGTCGTTGTACAGGACGGCCAGCTCACTGCCCGCGTTGCACAGGAAGGAGTTGGTGCGGCCCGGGTGGTCCACGTCGTGTACTGTGGCGGCGATCAGGGCCGCCACCTCGTCGATGGGGTCCAGGCTTTGCTGTAAAAGAGGGCGTGGGGCGTATGCCAACTATCACACCTCACACATCGATTACCACAAGCTGTCGAGCCGGCTTTCGgtcgtgtgtgtgcgcgcgtctCTTTGTTTGCGTTGTGTGGCCTTCCCAGGCCGAGTTCCTCTTTTTCTCTCAATCATCGCCTTTCTCTGGGTACCTCTACTCTATTTCACTTCTCAGTAGTCAGCAGTAGGAgaccacatgaccagacagcaGACATGACTGCGAGATGTTCTCTGCTCTCCAGCTCAAGGTCCagaagcccaggggcctctgtCATCCTTTacctaaatatattttattgccGTTTGATAGGAGTCTGGGAAATGAATCTCTTCACCTCACAGACTTCTGATACCCTTGCACTGCACACGTAAGTGTTGAATTATGACAATGTAAAAAGAATGTTGACTCATTCTGAATCTGAACTACACACACTTGACTTTGTATGATATTATGCAGGATTttaagtagttaatttctgctgCCATCAAAAACCCTGGAAGAGTCGGATCATGGTCCTGTGAGGCCCCTGGGGTCCGTCTTTTGGGTGCCCCACAGTAATGGGTTCGATGGGGACATACAGGGACAGTGAGCATAACACATAAAAGGTctggatatggggggggggggggcattgtgtgTGGAAAGAGCCCCAGGGGCCCTGTTGGTTCATTTGTGCTGTATATGGCAAAGGGCCCTGGGGCCCCTGGTGGTTCATTTGCGCTGTATATGGCAAAGGGCCCTGGGGTCCCTGGTGGTTCATTTGCACTGTATATGGCAAAGGGCCCTGGGGCCCCTGGTGGTTCATTTGCGCTGTATATGGCAAAGGGCCCTGGGGCCCCTGGTGGTTCATTTGCGCTGTATATGGCAAAGGGCCCTGGGGCCCCTGGTGGTTCATTTGCGCTGTATATGGCAAGGGGCCCTGGGGCCCCTGGTGGTTCATTTGCGCTGTATATGGCAAGGGGCCCTGGGGCCCCTGGTGGTTCATTTGCGCTGTATATGGCAAAGGGCCCTGGGGCCCCTGGTGGTTCATTTGCGCTGTATATGGCAAAGGGCCCTGGGGCCCCTGGTGGTTCATTTGCGCTGTATATGGCAAAGGGCCCTGGGGCCCCTGGTGGTTCATTTGCGCTGTATATGGCAAAGGGCCCTGGGGCCCCTGGTGGTTCATTTGCGCTGTATATGGCAAAGGGCCCTGGGGCCCCTGGTGGTTCATTTGCGCTGTATATGGCAAAGGGCCCTGGGGCCCCTGGTGGTTCATTTGCGCTGTATATGGCAAAGGGCCCTGGGGCCCCTGGTGGTCAGCTCTAGCTGTATATGCTGCGGGGCTGCATAATCATTTCACGTTGTACATGAGGGTCATAGTGGTTAGCTTACACTATGAATTTTGTGACTCACGGTCACTAGAGCTCCGAAGGCCCCTCCAGCCTAGTACCCTGGCCCCGACTGCCCCCATCCATAATCCAGTCATGACTGCAGGTCAACTATACTCTTGGGATAGTTCAAATAAAgtccagaaaaaaaatgcaaaatgtcaGTGGAAAGAGACAGTTGTGAACTCACCTTGACCCTCTCCTTGCACAGGAAGTACGCGGTGGCATGCAGGACGTCCGCGGCGTGGCTGGAGTTGTGGTAGGAGTTGCTGGAGTGGTAGTTCGCTTCGATCACCTGCAGCCAGGACCGAAGGGTCGCTTCTGGGCAGCCGAGGAACTCACAGACCCCAAATCTTGAAAAGATCTTCAGTCCCAAATAGGTCAGGGGTCTGAAAAAGATACAAGAAAGCAGACATCCAACGTCAACATCGTTTGATCTAAAGAACACAGTGATACCTTATGGATCGATGAGGTAATATCTAAAAATAATTGACTGCCATCCTATCCAGAATGTCCTCTCCGTTTCCCGAGTTAGTCTCCAACAGAGGTGGGTAATTCTGGTCCAAAAAGCAAAagtccagaccaaaattttgtttcaactaaccagttgtACTCTATGAGTGTgattctttatgctcaactggttggttgaaacaaaatcttgaccCGGACTTTTTCTCTCTGGACCTGATTTTCCCCACTTCTGGTCTCCAGGCTCATtgtgtgaaataaatatgaatagaTGGCTGAAGCAGATGGAGACTTCGAATGCGTGTCCTTCTCTCCTTATAACTGACATCACAACTGACCTGAAGAGGAGACGGAGGCCCCATCCATAAGCGCGCCGGGGAAAACGTTTCCAAGCTACGTGACGACCTGCATATGCTGCCATTCTCACCGTTTCATCGTCGCTGCTTCCAGAGTGAAGACGTCAAAGTCCCAGGACTCCTCGTTCTCCATGGTCTGAGCGATCCGGGGAGGGATGTCGCCGAGCGACAGCGGGGTGCTCAAGTGGCTTGGGAGGTGGTGAGGCTCTGTGCACACGGGagtgtacagacacacacacacacacgcacacgcacacgcacacgcacacgcatgaCATAAGCACACAGCTCAGATAAATAACTACGTGAGTGAGTAACCAGATGCATGTCATAATGTATAGCATGGGTTCAGCCAAAGATCCACAAAATAACATCACCAGGGACCATTGGGGGTCCCCTTGGTTGATTTGGCCAATCAGGAGCGGGGGGCGGGCGGTGGTCTGCTTATCGCAATTGACCGGTTGCGGTCACAGTAACAGTAGAATTTTTAGTAGAGTTTTAAACAATAgagttttaaaattttaataaacatactCTGGAAATCATCTCACAGTCGTGACCCCCCCTTTAGGGTGCCTGCTGTgaagtactgtacagtatgtatattaGTGTGCAAGTAAAAAAAACTGACGTTTAGAATCAAAAATACCACATGAAaacattatgtaaaatcattaAGTGCTACGCAAATCAATCATTTCCAGCTTGTGTGAATGGGCTATCTAATCCTGGCCCCGAGACCATTAAGATGAATCACAAGGGTCCGATAATTTGATAGTATGGCATTCTGGGGAATGCAAGAGACGTTACTGGTCTCACTCCCCTATCTTCTCATTTCACCAACAGCGAGCTGGATGAGAAAGCCACATTTCAACAGTGTAAAAGCTACGTAGATTTAAATGAGGGTGATGACCTTTGTACATTTAAATTAGAGTACTGTGGGATCCTAACCTTACACACAGTCATTATAAAATAAGGAAGTTGGAGTATCGAGACTCTTACTGTTTGCAGCAAAGATGTATTCGTTCCCTGACAGCCTCCGTAAACCATCCTGCAGAAGAGAAAAACCCATTTGGACGTCAGTTGTGGTTTTCTCACTTTCCCTTATTAAAGCCGTTTTCCCCCTTAAGCCCCCAAAGAGCGGCAGCCTGAGCGGACTGTGATCGATGTTAACACAACCCAGACCCTGGCAAACTCAGGACACCTACGCCATAGGATGCATTCCCTGCAACACGCATTTCTACCCACTTGCGGACATGAAATAACGTTATCCAAGAAACTCCCATCTTCCTGGATGTGGGGAATGTGGTTAGGTACTTCTGATGTACCGCGCACTTCTCAGATTTTCATGTCGGCATCGCTTGGGCAGCCACAGGGAGAGTGGAAGTGAAAAAACTCGTCTGTCACCCGCTCGCAGTCTCATTCAGCGGCCGCGTCATAATTCTGGCTTTTAGGCCTCCTCTCCACAACCCGGAAAACATTCAGTCGTTTCTAAGTCCATAAACCCCAGTAATGCAAACTGGCTGGTGATCTGTTCTTTAATGATGTGGCACAGGGCAGAGCAGCTTTTTTAAGCGTTACAGCTCACACACCAACACTGCACTCTCACATACCCCCCCGCACCCACTCCCACTCCTGCTCCGTATCCCACTGTCCCACTGCGTACTGCCACGCTTGTTCATCGAGTCCACCTAAGAACAGGATGTTTCCAAGCTACTGGAATTCAGAGGAAGAGGCTCATCTGAAAGCCTTCTGTGGTGTGGAAGCGGCGAGTTCTTTCCTCTCTGGCCCAGCAAAGTACAAAGGACAATCTAGCGTTTCCTCTGGGGCTGCGGCCAAGACTGCCAACTTGGCACCCGCTGTCTCCCCTGCCGGGGCCGTCCACGGCCTGCGTGCCGCCCCCTTTccccgctctctctccctctcctggaTACACACGTGGTGTAGCGTGAGAGGAGAGCCCTAGCGTGGCTCCGGCGGCGCGATCCACGGCACCAAAGCCTCCCTGGGTGTCACAGGGGACGCCATTTCTGACGCGCAGAAGGCAGCACTTCGCTCTCCCCGCTACGCCACGCAGGCGGCTGCCTCCAGCCGACTGCGATCCATCAACAAATTACGACGTTCAGGTCACATGGCAGCGACCTCTGCTTGGAGGCCAGACCTTTGAGTGAGCGTTTAAGACAGAGAAGGAAAACAGGCCATTCTTTGTGCCTCTCAGCTATGTATTTGAGGGCTTACAGAAAGTCATAAACGCTAACAGGACCTCAGGAACAGGTCGTACTGAGCATCTGCCCCTCCCCAAAAATGCAAAACTGAGGCAGAAAAAAACTGCCAAAAATTATGACACAACAAGGCTTTACAGATTCCATAAATGACTCTGGAGATTCTCCTCTGGCCTCCTGCAGCATGGACCTTCATGCTTATACTGAAGGTTCTTGGAGTCAACCTGGGAGAACATGACATCATGCCTGACTAGCACCCAGGAGAACTCCAGCGGGGACCTGGGGAAGACCCACCGTCATCAACCCCCCGACCAGGTCGCTGGTGTGGGGGTCCTCGTCCTTGGTCCCCAGCTGGGGGGAGTAGAGCTCGGTGGTGCGCAGGATCTCCAGCACGCGGTCCAGGGCCTCGGCCACTGGCACCGGGCTGCTCTCCTGGGCTGCGTTGATGATGTTGATCACCTGGATGCGGGGAAGGCACACGGGAGATCAGCTCCGTGGGAACCTGCGTCTCCAGGGCGACGCGGAGGAACCGAGCGTCAAACACGACACGCTTCCAGTGATGAGATACAGAACAAACCGACCTTGGTGATTGGGGCTTCGATGGTCATCGAGTGAATCCTCGCCATGGAAGAGTGGCGCCTCTGGGAACTTCCTGTGATGTGAAAAGACGCGACAATGACAAAAATTACAGAAGTCCGATTTCGTCATCACCTCCGGCAGAGATAACGAAGAAGGGTGACTCTCCCCACTGAGTATCGCTCACCGTCACTCCCACGAGATGTGGTTGACCTCACGTCTAATGAGCCTTTCCTCCGGTCCTTGTGTTTGCAGGACTGGTTGTCTggggacagagggagggagatgACAGCATTGGACGGCGTTGACGCCGCGGGCTCAGCTGGATACCCGGCCGTCACTCGGCGGATGTCTTACCTGTCTGCGACTCCGCTTGCACGCGATCACATGACTTGTCCGTCTAGGttagaggggggaggggagcttTTTACTTCTCAGTGAGCAAACTCACCAAATTAAATTCTTACAAATAAGGTCTCACCTTATTATTGTCGTTTAACGGCCGGTTAACAGACACATAGTGTCTgatctttctggaaaaaaaaaaatgacataataTTACACACGTGAATGTTCTAGCTCGTTATACCGCAAAAGGAAAGCCGAGTGACTCACCCTCCCTGTCCAATTACAGGTGTGATCTTCACGCTCTGGGGGACGCTGTCTCCGTTCTTCTTCATGGTGTAGTAGACCCCTTGCCACTCCTGAGGATATGGCAGTGGAAGGGGAACAGGGTGACTAACTCATAGCTGCACTCTGCACTTCCAAAAGGGAGCAACAGGGGGCATGGTGGTTAAGTACATCAGGTTATAACCTGAAAGTTACCCCGGTTTAAGCCCCAGCCAATCCCCTACTCTaccaatgccccccccctccaaaaaaaattaataaataaagaagccattCTGAACTGCTCTAACAAAGTACTCcactaaatatatattttgatttcACGAGCTGGACAGACACACATTGATGATAAATGTTAATCATATTACAAAggaacaaaaaatatataaatagtaCAATGTCTGGATTTTTGAAGCTGGCAGACGCTGCGGACGTATCAAAGAGAGCAGGACCTTTTCGGTGAAGGGGGCACGAGGCCGGCTCCTTTCAAGTCAGACCACCCTGGGAGGTACGCCAGCTTCAAAAACACCTTCCCACTGCTCCAAATGACCTTTGTGTTCTCTGAAGTAATCCATAAATCAGCCCCGCCCCTCAGACAAACTGGCTGACCAATCAGCTGCCGTTTTCAAGGCGGGCAAATTTTTGGCCCGTCACGTGATGTGCTGGCCTGGCAGCTCTCCCCGAGCGCCCGGAATGATCTGCGCCCGGCGTGATCTGTACGTCAGCTGCCCCAGTGGCCAAGGTGGGGGAAAACGATAAAAAGAGGGGCTGCAGGCCATGGCAGCGATCGAGCAAGTTTGCCACGTATGATTGGAGCATAAGATTTGCTCCATAAGATATGCTCCATCCCCGGCAGGTGAGAAAGTGGAAATCAACATTTAAACATAACCGGAGGTCAAAGACAGCAGCAGTGGTGCCTACATGCCATCAACAcgatatagcgcctttcaccaCAAcaatatagcgcctttcacctTGCCCATCTGGATGCAGGAGTTGATGGAGTCGAGCAGGTCAGGCTTATTCTTCTCACTTTTAGGCACTTCCAGCAGCTCCTTCCCGATGAGCTCTCCGTGCTGGTATCCCATGATCGACTCGTAGGCGGGGTTCACGTACTGCGGCGGgggtaatttaaaaaaaaaacaaacaaaaaaaaaaaaaaacaacaatgaacGCCAGCCAGCACAGCAAAGTTGTTCCCGGGGCGCAGCGTAATGGATGAAGTCAGGCCTTCCCCACTGCTGCTAGTCACGGGCGTTTGCCGAGAACACAAGCGGCCTTTTCATGGGGGACTGGAAACAGGCGCAAAAATAAGATACTTTGTCCTCACTGTGATGGCggctgacaaaaaaaaaaagcaagagaaagagctggaagggagcagcGATATTATCACTGATACCATTGGTCACAGGATCGGTACTGTAGgctaaaaataagtaaataaacagaaactgatataaacacaaacataaacCTCAGCGACTGCACACAATGCATGAGATCGCTGTAGGTGGGTCTCATCTTTGGACGGACCTCTCTGGGACGGACCTCTTTCAGTCGAAGGAAAACTGTCTGTGGAACGCTGAAGGATGTGGAGGGGTGGATTCTTTGACAACCAACCTGGATCACTTGATCCTCACTTGTGATTTCTATGGCCTCTTGACTCTGCTCCACCGCGGTGAAAATAGCATTGCAGGCCCTGGGGGACAAAGTAAATATGAATAtgtttacataaaaaaaacttcagaCAATGGAAAAAGCCGAAAATCGAGACAGCAGACACCTTAAGGGGACACCGTAAGCTTCTCACAGATGACAGGTGGCTGGGTTTATCCATTAAATGAGTGATTATTTCACCCCAGGAcagagggagaggagagaggaCAGGGAGTGGCAGCTATTGTCCTGAAcggacacatgcacacacaactACAACAAACAACAACGCACTGTTATGTCGGACGGCTTTATATACGTATCCATAGTTCTGTTTTTATACCGTTTTCAAATGGTTGCCAGGAAATATGGGTTTTTTTCGGACAAAGGGATGAAACGGAGCATGAAAGGTGGTTTGTTTTGAGCGACAGAGGATGCAGGCAGGGTGCAGAGCCGCCCGGCCGCCCGGCCGCCCACAGGGAGACTCACCGCAGCTTGAGCTGGGCGCGGACCTCGCCGTGTTGCAGCTGCAGGAGCTCGTTGTAACAGGCCGCCACGCTGGGATTCTCCACGTACCTCTGCGGGCCGGGCGGGAAGGACAAGCCGTCAGCTGAGGGGAGGGTGACGCACACCCTGACGTGCACAATCTAATTTGGGTCTCCCTCAGGTAGGCTGCCCGCTCGGCACGCGTGATTAGTGAGGTTTCAAAGCACTTTCCTTTAACGTTACGGTCAAAGCCGTGACGTTTTTGTCCTGGGGACCGTCGGCTTACGTCGAGCCCCAGCGTGTGATCAGAGGGGTGGGGCTGGATCGACCTTTTCAGGGGCTGGCCTAGTTTGCCTCTGCCCAGATCCGGCCAGGCAGAGGAGAATCTGGTGGGTGATGCTCACCAGGACAGTGCGGCACCGAGCCGACACACATCCCACGCAGCTCTGTCCC contains:
- the LOC111844927 gene encoding high affinity cAMP-specific and IBMX-insensitive 3',5'-cyclic phosphodiesterase 8A-like isoform X2; protein product: MEEQNLNFDFEEDGVTNGPQQKATFTEVQFGPMRLYEDQLQVLLVFAKEDSQSSGFCWACEKADFSCSVARTPESALECHLQKHHDIIIIDHRHSRYFDAEALCRSIRAVSFSENTVIVAVVKRPEREESSVMPLITAGFNRRYVENPSVAACYNELLQLQHGEVRAQLKLRACNAIFTAVEQSQEAIEITSEDQVIQYVNPAYESIMGYQHGELIGKELLEVPKSEKNKPDLLDSINSCIQMGKEWQGVYYTMKKNGDSVPQSVKITPVIGQGGKIRHYVSVNRPLNDNNKTDKSCDRVQAESQTDNQSCKHKDRRKGSLDVRSTTSRGSDGSSQRRHSSMARIHSMTIEAPITKVINIINAAQESSPVPVAEALDRVLEILRTTELYSPQLGTKDEDPHTSDLVGGLMTDGLRRLSGNEYIFAANKPHHLPSHLSTPLSLGDIPPRIAQTMENEESWDFDVFTLEAATMKRPLTYLGLKIFSRFGVCEFLGCPEATLRSWLQVIEANYHSSNSYHNSSHAADVLHATAYFLCKERVKQSLDPIDEVAALIAATVHDVDHPGRTNSFLCNAGSELAVLYNDTAVLESHHAALAFQITTRDDKCNIFKNMERNEYRTLRQAIIDMVLATEMTKHFEHVNKFVNSINKPLAALEESGGNGDEDSVKGILTSPENRILVKRMLIKCADISNPCRPLELCIEWAGRISEEYFAQTDEEKRQGLPVVMPVFDRNTCSIPKSQISFIDYFITDMFDAWDAFADLPNLMQHLDNNFKYWKGLDERKLHSLRPPPE
- the LOC111844927 gene encoding high affinity cAMP-specific and IBMX-insensitive 3',5'-cyclic phosphodiesterase 8A-like isoform X3, with the protein product MRLYEDQLQVLLVFAKEDSQSSGFCWACEKADFSCSVARTPESALECHLQKHHDIIIIDHRHSRYFDAEALCRSIRAVSFSENTVIVAVVKRPEREESSVMPLITAGFNRRYVENPSVAACYNELLQLQHGEVRAQLKLRACNAIFTAVEQSQEAIEITSEDQVIQYVNPAYESIMGYQHGELIGKELLEVPKSEKNKPDLLDSINSCIQMGKEWQGVYYTMKKNGDSVPQSVKITPVIGQGGKIRHYVSVNRPLNDNNKTDKSCDRVQAESQTDNQSCKHKDRRKGSLDVRSTTSRGSDGSSQRRHSSMARIHSMTIEAPITKVINIINAAQESSPVPVAEALDRVLEILRTTELYSPQLGTKDEDPHTSDLVGGLMTDGLRRLSGNEYIFAANKPHHLPSHLSTPLSLGDIPPRIAQTMENEESWDFDVFTLEAATMKRPLTYLGLKIFSRFGVCEFLGCPEATLRSWLQVIEANYHSSNSYHNSSHAADVLHATAYFLCKERVKQSLDPIDEVAALIAATVHDVDHPGRTNSFLCNAGSELAVLYNDTAVLESHHAALAFQITTRDDKCNIFKNMERNEYRTLRQAIIDMVLATEMTKHFEHVNKFVNSINKPLAALEESGGNGDEDSVKGILTSPENRILVKRMLIKCADISNPCRPLELCIEWAGRISEEYFAQTDEEKRQGLPVVMPVFDRNTCSIPKSQISFIDYFITDMFDAWDAFADLPNLMQHLDNNFKYWKGLDERKLHSLRPPPE
- the LOC111844927 gene encoding high affinity cAMP-specific and IBMX-insensitive 3',5'-cyclic phosphodiesterase 8A-like isoform X1, whose translation is MGCASSIHISDRVVYHSGKDSEDSHSPQQTNANQQQGNPSLGLPIKSSSYKATFTEVQFGPMRLYEDQLQVLLVFAKEDSQSSGFCWACEKADFSCSVARTPESALECHLQKHHDIIIIDHRHSRYFDAEALCRSIRAVSFSENTVIVAVVKRPEREESSVMPLITAGFNRRYVENPSVAACYNELLQLQHGEVRAQLKLRACNAIFTAVEQSQEAIEITSEDQVIQYVNPAYESIMGYQHGELIGKELLEVPKSEKNKPDLLDSINSCIQMGKEWQGVYYTMKKNGDSVPQSVKITPVIGQGGKIRHYVSVNRPLNDNNKTDKSCDRVQAESQTDNQSCKHKDRRKGSLDVRSTTSRGSDGSSQRRHSSMARIHSMTIEAPITKVINIINAAQESSPVPVAEALDRVLEILRTTELYSPQLGTKDEDPHTSDLVGGLMTDGLRRLSGNEYIFAANKPHHLPSHLSTPLSLGDIPPRIAQTMENEESWDFDVFTLEAATMKRPLTYLGLKIFSRFGVCEFLGCPEATLRSWLQVIEANYHSSNSYHNSSHAADVLHATAYFLCKERVKQSLDPIDEVAALIAATVHDVDHPGRTNSFLCNAGSELAVLYNDTAVLESHHAALAFQITTRDDKCNIFKNMERNEYRTLRQAIIDMVLATEMTKHFEHVNKFVNSINKPLAALEESGGNGDEDSVKGILTSPENRILVKRMLIKCADISNPCRPLELCIEWAGRISEEYFAQTDEEKRQGLPVVMPVFDRNTCSIPKSQISFIDYFITDMFDAWDAFADLPNLMQHLDNNFKYWKGLDERKLHSLRPPPE